CCGTCCACGAGGGCCGGATCGGAATCTGCGCCAGCTTGTCGCGTTGGGTCCAAATCACCCAACCCACGACGAAGGGCACGAACAGGCCGTGGCCCATCTCCTCCAACCGGAACCATTCGTCCACCATCTTGAACAGTACGTTCCAGAACAGTGCGGCCAGGAGCAGAGCAAGAACGGCAGTTCTCGCCAAGACAGACGGCATCTGTTTTGCAGTCATCGACAAGGGGGGACTCCTCAGGACCTATATCTGTTCGGCTCTGGCTCAGCGGCGCAGGACGGCATCCTCAAACAACCTCGGCGAGTTGCCCCGATCCTTATCAGAGACGGAGACAAATCCGGCCTAGCCTTTCATGGGTACGCTCACAATTATTGCAAACTTCCTGATTGCCGTAACTTTAAGCGGTTGGCGGACAATGGCGGCGGGCGAAGCGGAGGTCGACCAGCCAGAGCATGGAAGCCGCCAACAGTGCGATGGCCAGGTCTGTGATGCCGGCCGTCCGGCCAGGGATCCAGCATTGCGCCGCCTCAACGGCAGTGACGGTAACGGCTGTGATTGCGAGCGAGGCGGGGCGGCCGTATCTGGTGTGCGAAAAGAGCCAGAACGCAGCGCCGTATGTCCAGGTTTTACGCAGAAAGACGCCGATACCGGGCATCCAGGCGGCGTTTAGCAGCTCGCGGAACAACACCCATCCAAAAGGCTGGGCCTCAGTGGAGAAGACGAAGGGACGAAGGCCGTCGAGCACCAGCCAGAGCAGCCAGGCCCAAGCCAGGGCGGAGTTGGTGATACGCCGGTTCTCGGGTAGCAGCGAGAAGATGCCGACCGCTGCCACGGCGCCACCCACATAGGACCAGGTAAATGTATGGCCGGGCGATGCGAGCATCAGGCCGAACACAGCGGACAGCAGAATCCAGAGCCACCAGCGAGGGAGATTGGCGCCGACGATCACGCTGAGGAGGCAGCCCGCCAACAGCCAGGGCATCGCTCCGTTGAGGCTATCGAGCGGCGCCCACGATCCGGGATGGAGAAGGGCTCTCAGCCGGGGCACCATGCCCAGGCCGAAGATGCGGTCGGGCCAGGCGAGGCCTGAAATCCATAGGGCGAGCAGCAGTACGGCGGAGGAGAATTGAAATGTGTGTTCGCGCCGCCTCTCCAGGTGATGGGCCTCGATGACCATCTGGAAGATGGCGGCCAGGGCCAGCCCGAGGGCCGTGCTGATGGTGTTGCAGACTACATCGGTTAGGCCGGGCATCCGGCCCGGCACATAGCTCTGGAGAGTCTCGACCGTGAACGAGAGCAGTGCGCCGGTAAGCAGCGGGCAACCGAGGCGCGTGAGCCGGGAGCGCCAGCCGCGCCACAGAAAGCCCGTGAATCCGATCGGTATGTAAATGACGAGATTGATTAGAACATCCCGGAGTCCGGTGCTGCTGACGGATTGGTCCCAGCCGTTGAGCAGTCGCCAGACGGCATGGCCCAAGGGCGGTCCGGAGACGAAGCTCCAGGGGAAGAGGGAGCCGGCCAGCAGAAGGACGGCGAAAGCAGCGAGGAGGATCAGCATTTAGCGCCGGCCGCCGGAGAGAGCGGTCTGGCAGACAGCTAGCGTTTCCTGCGCCACAGTGTCCCAGCCACGTTGCATGGAGGCGGAGAGGGCGTCGTCGTCCCAATTGC
The nucleotide sequence above comes from Armatimonadota bacterium. Encoded proteins:
- a CDS encoding VanZ family protein gives rise to the protein MLILLAAFAVLLLAGSLFPWSFVSGPPLGHAVWRLLNGWDQSVSSTGLRDVLINLVIYIPIGFTGFLWRGWRSRLTRLGCPLLTGALLSFTVETLQSYVPGRMPGLTDVVCNTISTALGLALAAIFQMVIEAHHLERRREHTFQFSSAVLLLALWISGLAWPDRIFGLGMVPRLRALLHPGSWAPLDSLNGAMPWLLAGCLLSVIVGANLPRWWLWILLSAVFGLMLASPGHTFTWSYVGGAVAAVGIFSLLPENRRITNSALAWAWLLWLVLDGLRPFVFSTEAQPFGWVLFRELLNAAWMPGIGVFLRKTWTYGAAFWLFSHTRYGRPASLAITAVTVTAVEAAQCWIPGRTAGITDLAIALLAASMLWLVDLRFARRHCPPTA